A window of Actinomycetota bacterium contains these coding sequences:
- a CDS encoding AbrB/MazE/SpoVT family DNA-binding domain-containing protein, translated as MALIVKGKISKKGWVVIPAELRKRYGIKPGSEVQIVPEKDHLRVVPVMDDPIHMTSGKYAGKTSLTTALLEERKRELEHE; from the coding sequence ATGGCTTTAATAGTTAAAGGAAAGATATCTAAAAAGGGTTGGGTGGTTATTCCTGCTGAGCTGAGAAAACGGTATGGTATAAAACCAGGATCGGAAGTCCAAATTGTGCCAGAGAAGGATCATCTCAGGGTGGTTCCGGTTATGGATGATCCCATCCATATGACCTCAGGGAAATATGCGGGCAAAACCTCTCTCACGACGGCTTTACTTGAGGAACGAAAGAGGGAGCTCGAACATGAATAA
- a CDS encoding biotin transporter BioY, with product MRIGIRDMILVALFAALTAIGAWIRIPIQPVPVTFQVFFALLAGAILGAWLGALSQIIYILLGCIGLPVFAGGSSGLGVLFGPTGGYLFGFILGAYIIGKLVGIRQNSGYLWFLVSMLVGVVVIYLLGIIQLVMVTRMTLQKALAVGVFPFIGIDLVKALLAALVARKISRFSEYIAD from the coding sequence TTGAGGATCGGGATTCGAGACATGATTTTGGTTGCTCTCTTCGCGGCTTTGACGGCTATAGGAGCTTGGATTCGAATTCCCATTCAACCCGTTCCCGTTACTTTTCAGGTGTTCTTTGCTTTGCTGGCTGGAGCAATCCTTGGCGCATGGCTGGGTGCTTTAAGCCAGATCATCTACATTTTACTAGGGTGCATAGGATTGCCAGTCTTCGCCGGAGGTTCATCGGGTTTGGGTGTACTATTTGGTCCAACCGGGGGCTATCTTTTTGGATTCATTCTTGGAGCCTACATAATTGGTAAGTTGGTTGGGATAAGACAGAACTCCGGATATCTTTGGTTTTTGGTATCCATGTTAGTCGGTGTCGTCGTCATTTATCTGCTGGGAATAATCCAGCTCGTGATGGTTACCAGGATGACGCTCCAGAAAGCTTTAGCCGTGGGGGTGTTTCCCTTTATCGGAATCGACCTCGTAAAAGCTCTATTAGCGGCATTAGTAGCTCGAAAAATATCTCGATTCAGTGAGTATATCGCGGACTGA
- the nadC gene encoding carboxylating nicotinate-nucleotide diphosphorylase, with protein sequence MVYLNSKLMDKIIKVALEEDLSEAGDITTKAVFPEPQRSKAIILCKDSGIIAGMEIAARVFTLLDNSIIFNPRVDDGEKVRPEQVLATVEGFTQSILIGERTALNFLQHLSGIATLTHKFVERVKSYPVKIMDTRKTLPGLRALEKYAVQVGGGFNHRLGLYDGVLIKDNHIRAAGGIAQAIKTAHSHLSNEVKIEVEAETLEQVKEALEAGADVIMLDNMDINTMREAVKLVNKRALVEASGGVTLENVVEMAKTGVDWISVGVLTQAASPLDISLEILSMSDQR encoded by the coding sequence ATGGTGTACCTAAACTCTAAATTGATGGATAAGATCATAAAAGTTGCTTTGGAGGAAGACCTCAGTGAAGCGGGAGACATAACCACAAAGGCGGTATTCCCTGAACCTCAAAGATCGAAGGCGATCATCCTTTGTAAGGATTCTGGAATTATCGCTGGGATGGAAATCGCAGCCAGAGTATTCACACTCCTGGACAATTCCATCATTTTCAACCCACGGGTGGATGATGGAGAAAAGGTGCGACCTGAGCAGGTTTTAGCAACGGTTGAAGGTTTTACCCAAAGCATCTTGATTGGGGAGCGCACCGCCTTAAATTTCCTCCAGCACCTATCGGGAATAGCCACTTTAACCCATAAATTTGTTGAAAGGGTAAAGTCTTATCCGGTGAAGATCATGGACACCCGCAAAACCCTGCCCGGTTTGAGGGCACTCGAGAAATATGCGGTCCAAGTCGGGGGTGGTTTTAATCACCGTCTCGGTTTATACGATGGAGTTTTAATCAAGGATAACCACATCCGCGCAGCGGGTGGCATCGCCCAAGCGATAAAAACCGCTCACTCACATCTTTCCAACGAAGTAAAAATCGAGGTGGAAGCGGAAACTTTAGAGCAAGTGAAAGAGGCTTTAGAAGCTGGAGCCGATGTGATCATGCTGGATAACATGGATATCAATACCATGCGCGAGGCGGTAAAACTCGTAAACAAACGAGCTCTTGTTGAAGCATCTGGCGGCGTGACTCTTGAAAATGTAGTGGAGATGGCGAAGACCGGGGTGGATTGGATTTCCGTCGGGGTTCTCACTCAAGCGGCTTCTCCCCTCGACATCTCCCTTGAAATTCTTTCGATGAGCGATCAGCGATGA
- a CDS encoding type III pantothenate kinase translates to MLLAIDVGNTQTAVGVFKGDELRCHWRISTNKEETADELAITLSDLLALKGFALNDLTAIIISSVVPHCTISLIEMARKNLGIEPLVVSPGVRTGIPILYDNPHEVGADRIANAVAAYELYGGPVIVVDFGTATTFDAISEKGEYLGGAIAPGVEVAAQALFSAAAKLSGVELVRPPSPIGKNTRASLQSGIIFGSAGLVDTLVRRIKKEMRGNPRVIATGGLAELMAPECETIDEVNPLLTLIGLKKIYDKNI, encoded by the coding sequence ATGTTACTCGCCATAGATGTGGGGAATACCCAAACAGCCGTTGGCGTCTTCAAGGGCGACGAACTCCGCTGTCACTGGCGCATCTCCACAAATAAGGAGGAAACAGCGGATGAACTCGCCATTACCCTTTCCGACTTGCTGGCTTTGAAGGGTTTCGCATTAAATGACCTTACTGCCATCATTATCTCATCCGTTGTCCCACATTGTACGATCTCTTTGATCGAGATGGCCCGCAAGAATTTGGGGATAGAGCCTTTGGTGGTAAGTCCTGGGGTGAGAACAGGGATACCCATCCTTTATGACAATCCCCATGAAGTTGGAGCGGATAGAATAGCGAATGCAGTGGCCGCTTACGAACTTTATGGAGGTCCGGTAATAGTGGTGGACTTCGGAACTGCAACCACCTTCGACGCCATCTCGGAAAAGGGTGAGTACCTAGGTGGCGCCATTGCCCCAGGAGTTGAAGTCGCTGCCCAGGCTCTGTTCAGTGCTGCAGCCAAGCTTTCGGGAGTGGAGCTGGTAAGACCTCCTTCTCCCATTGGCAAGAATACTCGGGCAAGCCTGCAATCGGGCATCATATTTGGTTCCGCTGGATTGGTGGACACCTTGGTGAGGAGGATTAAGAAGGAGATGAGGGGTAATCCGAGGGTGATTGCCACCGGAGGTCTTGCCGAACTCATGGCTCCCGAGTGCGAAACCATCGATGAAGTTAACCCACTTCTAACCTTAATTGGACTCAAGAAGATTTATGATAAAAATATCTAA
- a CDS encoding biotin--[acetyl-CoA-carboxylase] ligase produces MRVMKMSLDEVLYFLKDKKGEYVSGEYLSKRLSLSRTAIWKQIQTLKSQGYKIDASPRLGYRLCFVPNLLLPVEIRYKLSTKILGKEIHHFKEVGSTNDIAKDLAIRGAPEGTIVVAEGQTRGRGRLDRRWFSPPGGIWISLILRPSMSPADIPKITLMTSVAVAKAIGEVTGLRVEIKWPNDILLRGKKVAGILTEMGAETDRLNFVVVGIGINANVDIFPPDLEPHATSVRRVLGESVDRLKLLRCLLGRLERKYIRLQEGRFKGILNEWKELCATLDAQVKISTVDGEIQGKAIGVDEHGALILKLASGKTKTIYAGDVTILREA; encoded by the coding sequence ATGCGAGTGATGAAAATGTCCCTCGACGAAGTCCTATATTTCCTTAAGGATAAAAAGGGAGAATATGTATCCGGGGAATACCTTTCAAAACGTCTTTCGCTTTCGAGAACGGCCATCTGGAAGCAAATTCAAACCCTAAAAAGCCAAGGATACAAGATTGATGCCTCTCCACGCTTGGGATATCGGTTATGTTTCGTCCCAAATCTTCTCTTGCCCGTGGAGATAAGGTACAAGTTGTCCACGAAAATTTTGGGAAAGGAAATCCATCATTTTAAAGAAGTGGGATCGACGAATGACATAGCCAAGGATCTTGCAATCAGAGGTGCTCCTGAGGGAACCATCGTGGTTGCCGAAGGACAAACGAGAGGACGGGGAAGGTTGGATAGGAGGTGGTTCTCTCCACCTGGTGGAATTTGGATCTCCCTCATACTGAGACCTTCGATGAGTCCGGCTGATATCCCAAAGATTACGCTCATGACATCGGTTGCCGTCGCCAAGGCTATTGGCGAGGTCACGGGACTGAGAGTTGAGATTAAATGGCCCAATGATATTCTGCTCCGTGGCAAAAAGGTGGCTGGTATCCTGACGGAGATGGGGGCGGAGACCGATCGATTGAACTTCGTGGTCGTGGGCATCGGCATAAATGCCAACGTGGATATTTTTCCTCCAGACCTTGAACCCCATGCCACATCGGTCAGAAGGGTTTTGGGGGAGAGCGTAGATCGCTTAAAATTGCTCAGGTGCCTTCTTGGGCGGTTGGAACGGAAGTATATTCGATTACAAGAGGGGAGATTTAAAGGGATTTTAAATGAGTGGAAGGAGCTATGCGCCACTTTGGATGCTCAAGTCAAAATTTCCACTGTGGATGGCGAAATTCAGGGGAAGGCAATTGGTGTCGATGAACACGGTGCGCTCATCTTGAAGCTTGCATCGGGAAAAACCAAGACCATCTATGCGGGCGATGTCACCATTTTGCGCGAGGCTTAG
- a CDS encoding type II toxin-antitoxin system VapC family toxin, protein MNNQEEIKEEIYILDSFALLAHLERTNGWQKVLELLERAANGELKLYMSLVNLGEVYYILKRERGLKEAENMVLDVDQLPIKKLDADWERIKSAASIKADYPIAYADAFVAGLAKELGAPVVTGDLEFKHLEEIISVVWL, encoded by the coding sequence ATGAATAACCAGGAGGAAATCAAAGAGGAAATATATATCCTGGACAGTTTCGCTCTTCTCGCTCATCTTGAGCGAACAAATGGGTGGCAGAAAGTCTTGGAGTTATTGGAAAGAGCAGCAAATGGTGAACTAAAACTATACATGAGTTTAGTTAATTTAGGCGAGGTCTATTACATCTTGAAGAGAGAAAGGGGCTTAAAAGAAGCTGAAAATATGGTTCTCGATGTCGATCAACTCCCCATCAAAAAACTCGATGCCGACTGGGAAAGGATTAAATCGGCTGCCTCAATTAAAGCGGATTATCCTATCGCTTATGCGGATGCTTTCGTGGCTGGTCTGGCGAAGGAGTTGGGTGCCCCCGTGGTTACGGGTGATCTTGAATTTAAACACTTAGAGGAGATCATCTCAGTGGTTTGGCTTTGA
- a CDS encoding DedA family protein: MDALEFLNILLHYFRLYGYYLIFLALLLENMVVIGLFMPGETILLAASFFASQSHFNLTHVILTAIAGAFLGNNIGYFIGRRGGRPFIERFGEHFFISRERIREAEEYFDNHGGKTIFIGRFATGIRVFVAPLAGASRMNYLRFFLYTALSVIVWTLLISTVGYAFGEHWELLLRFLKRASRILFVVIIGLFFLSYYLRRRKRER, translated from the coding sequence TTGGATGCCCTTGAATTTTTGAATATTCTCTTGCATTACTTCAGGCTCTATGGCTATTATCTAATCTTCTTGGCACTGTTGCTGGAAAACATGGTCGTTATCGGTTTGTTCATGCCCGGCGAGACCATTTTGCTCGCGGCAAGTTTTTTCGCTTCACAGAGTCATTTCAATTTAACCCATGTTATCCTTACCGCCATCGCTGGTGCGTTTCTCGGCAATAATATCGGCTACTTCATTGGTAGAAGGGGAGGGCGTCCCTTCATCGAGAGATTTGGTGAACATTTTTTCATATCGAGGGAAAGGATCAGGGAGGCGGAGGAGTATTTCGACAATCACGGTGGCAAAACCATATTCATTGGACGCTTCGCCACGGGGATCAGGGTTTTTGTCGCCCCTTTGGCTGGAGCGTCACGCATGAATTATCTAAGATTTTTTCTTTACACAGCGCTCAGCGTGATCGTGTGGACTCTCTTGATCTCTACTGTGGGATATGCTTTCGGTGAGCATTGGGAGCTTCTATTGAGATTTCTTAAGCGGGCGAGTCGAATTTTATTCGTGGTAATAATCGGTCTTTTCTTTCTTTCATATTATCTTCGCCGCAGAAAACGTGAGCGATGA